AGAAAAGCCGCCCCCCCATGTTTTCTGCCGGTGATGAGCCGGTTGATGGATGTTTCCTCCGTTTTTCTGGCCCGGTCTATTTCCATCAAGAGCTTTGCCTCGCGTTCTCTGGGCGTCATGAGGGAATTGTTCGTGGGGGCTGTAGCGCATCCGGTTATCAGGAGGATTATGACCGTGGCGGCAATGGACTTTCTCATCTGGCAGTTTTCCGCATGGCCTGTAATGTTTTCTCCATCCGATGGATCTCTATATCTGCCGCTGTGAATACGGCCCTGGCATCTGCTTCCCTTAAAGCGGATTTGGAACTTTCCGCGATCTCAAGCAGTCTTGAATCCCTCAGCGCCGCAGTCCTGGAAAGGAAGGTGGAGATCCTTTCCATGGTTGCCGTCCCCATCTGTTTGATCCGGTGATTCAGGTCGTCCCTGGCCTGAAGCAGCCGGTCCCGCCGTTCCAGAAGAAGACTGACGGCCTTTTCATTTTTTCTCCGCAGGAGGCTGATGAGACTCATTTCCCTGGAAACCCTGGAAGAGGATTCCCTCTCGAAATTCATCGCCTCACCCTTGGCGATGAGCCAGACCCTTCCTTCAAGGGCTTGCAGAGAGGAGCGTATCCGGCGCAGGGAGGATCTGGATGAGACCAGCCCTTCATATGCGTTTTTTCTTATGCGGTTAATCTGTTCTTCCTCCCCGGAAGCGGGAATGGAGCTTTTAATGCTGTCGATGATCCCGTAAAAGCCCCGGACTTTCCCTGCGTTGGCTGTAACACTTTCAAGACGCTCCTGAGAGGCGCGGATCCTTGTGAGTAATTTTAATGCTTCCTTGGGCGCAAAATCTTTAAGTGAGTTCCTTTCGAGGGCCTGGATGACATCTTTCCTGAAAGAGGGAAGACGGGTCAGGGCGGACTGCAGCAGGACCCGGGTTTCCTTTGTCTCCTGGAGCTGCTTTTCGGTAAACCGGATCTCACGCTGGAGGAGTTCAACGGATCCCGCGCTCTTTTCCCGGAGCCTCCCCGCCTCATTCAGGAGCTTTTCGCCCCCTTCTATCAGGGTTGACATCCATCGTACCTGGGGATCCCGGGAAGCCTGGATCAACCACTGAAGGATAAATCCAGGTGTTTTATTCAGGATTTCGGGGTCAGGTTGCATGCCCCGCAGGGCGTCACCCAGAAGGACGATGAGATCGGAACCCGGTTTGAAGTCGGAAGCCTGGAGGGACCCCAGCCAAACGCGGACCTCCGTCAGGTGTTTCGATTCCCTCGTCAGAAGTTGGGCCGCGTTGCTGTAAAGTCCTAATTCCCTGTAACAGAGCGCCAGATCGATCACCCCTTTCCTGGCGGCTGGGGAGTCGGGATAGTTGTAGATGAGTTCCTGGAGCCTCACCGCGGCCCCGGTCAGATCATCCCTTCGAATAAGCACCCATGACTGGCCATGCAGAGCCTCGGGCGCATAGGGGCTGGAGGGTGGAAGGGCAAGGAAGGAGCTTCGGGCGAGTTTGAGATTCCCCGATTCCAGGTAGTCATACCCCCTGAGAAGGTAGATGAGATCTGTTATGGGGGTTGTCTCGGTGGTTTTGAAAGAGGCCAGGATGGAGGCCGAGTCCTCCCAACGGTTTAACGCTGCATAACTCTGGGCGATGGCGGCAGTGGCCAGCGCGCTCTGATCCGTACCATCCTTTTTTACCGATTCGAAAAGTGCGATGGCTCTTTTCCCCTTACCTTCCCGCAGGAGA
The sequence above is drawn from the Deltaproteobacteria bacterium genome and encodes:
- a CDS encoding tetratricopeptide repeat protein, with the translated sequence MKRLRPLTFSLLFLITTGIAPVRAGITLDGRRWAPLDQGLLDRLVIGRYMKNDVMDVIRLTSTTRSVGVKALYYRGEALRSLGLFSRAAEAYAGAIAAKSPEEPLWNASLVRYIQLMGSMPGLPPPPVPPDLDGRITDKTALYLGSLLLREGKGKRAIALFESVKKDGTDQSALATAAIAQSYAALNRWEDSASILASFKTTETTPITDLIYLLRGYDYLESGNLKLARSSFLALPPSSPYAPEALHGQSWVLIRRDDLTGAAVRLQELIYNYPDSPAARKGVIDLALCYRELGLYSNAAQLLTRESKHLTEVRVWLGSLQASDFKPGSDLIVLLGDALRGMQPDPEILNKTPGFILQWLIQASRDPQVRWMSTLIEGGEKLLNEAGRLREKSAGSVELLQREIRFTEKQLQETKETRVLLQSALTRLPSFRKDVIQALERNSLKDFAPKEALKLLTRIRASQERLESVTANAGKVRGFYGIIDSIKSSIPASGEEEQINRIRKNAYEGLVSSRSSLRRIRSSLQALEGRVWLIAKGEAMNFERESSSRVSREMSLISLLRRKNEKAVSLLLERRDRLLQARDDLNHRIKQMGTATMERISTFLSRTAALRDSRLLEIAESSKSALREADARAVFTAADIEIHRMEKTLQAMRKTAR